In the Ilumatobacteraceae bacterium genome, one interval contains:
- a CDS encoding nuclease-related domain-containing protein, which translates to MAAGESAAEQARKKRERAARLQREAEKWERGAEGERRIAAVLDRLPTEYVVFHDLQLPNSKANVDHLVIGPTGIWAVDSKNYSNPVTIGSGKGAGMLWTGRRPLTKTIETSIWEASVVAELVGYPVDPLMCILAPSLPRNTFEWDGLRLCSPSHLRRELESGDGTIDVAAAASAVRHAFGVEPEDRTSAARSQHTLSPTAESAPEPKRATKLPPRRLPSGRVGSERRASVRRRTSQSQGGLLKLLLFALFLIFGAPLVLKVVNSLGQEGGRRLAESMIATPSSEPGSTTTAPTTTPATTTTTPIVIDPPPPFTYTVTCALSGRAWDVHVVWPGEPPDGVASIGVRTRFGDGPVRQHSTSAWSQPGHPPATVRLTPSNGEFTIIGVYRDERGRVLASTEQPFETPSLVC; encoded by the coding sequence ATGGCGGCTGGAGAGTCTGCGGCGGAGCAGGCACGGAAGAAACGCGAGCGGGCGGCGCGCCTGCAACGCGAGGCGGAGAAGTGGGAACGCGGTGCCGAAGGAGAACGCCGGATCGCGGCCGTCCTCGATCGACTTCCCACCGAGTACGTCGTCTTCCACGACCTGCAACTCCCGAACTCCAAAGCGAACGTGGATCACCTCGTCATCGGCCCGACGGGAATATGGGCGGTCGACAGCAAGAACTACTCCAACCCAGTGACGATCGGCTCGGGGAAGGGGGCGGGCATGCTCTGGACAGGCCGGCGACCCCTGACCAAGACGATCGAGACGTCGATCTGGGAGGCGTCGGTCGTCGCCGAACTCGTCGGCTATCCGGTGGACCCGCTGATGTGCATCCTGGCTCCGTCGCTGCCGAGGAACACATTCGAGTGGGATGGGCTTCGGCTGTGCTCGCCGTCGCATCTGCGCCGCGAACTCGAGTCGGGCGACGGCACGATCGATGTCGCAGCCGCGGCGTCCGCAGTCCGACACGCATTTGGCGTCGAGCCCGAGGACCGAACGTCGGCCGCTCGGTCCCAGCACACACTGAGCCCCACGGCGGAGTCGGCCCCGGAGCCGAAACGGGCGACGAAGCTTCCGCCTCGTCGCCTTCCTTCTGGTCGCGTCGGGTCTGAGCGACGTGCGTCCGTTCGTCGGAGAACCTCTCAGAGTCAGGGTGGGTTGCTGAAGCTGCTCCTGTTTGCGTTGTTCCTGATCTTCGGAGCGCCGCTCGTGTTGAAGGTGGTCAACTCGCTCGGGCAGGAGGGCGGACGTCGACTGGCCGAGTCGATGATCGCAACGCCCTCCTCGGAGCCGGGCAGCACGACGACGGCACCCACGACGACGCCGGCCACGACGACCACCACGCCGATCGTCATCGACCCTCCGCCACCGTTCACATACACCGTGACATGTGCACTGAGCGGCCGCGCTTGGGACGTGCACGTCGTGTGGCCCGGTGAGCCGCCGGATGGCGTTGCATCGATCGGTGTTCGAACCCGATTCGGCGACGGCCCGGTTCGGCAACACTCGACCTCCGCGTGGTCGCAACCGGGGCACCCGCCTGCGACGGTGCGACTCACGCCATCGAACGGCGAGTTCACGATCATCGGCGTCTACCGAGACGAACGCGGTCGCGTGCTCGCATCGACCGAGCAGCCGTTCGAGACGCCGTCGCTCGTCTGTTGA
- a CDS encoding very short patch repair endonuclease, whose amino-acid sequence MSRPAPSTADVSRRMSRQAQKDTGPELAIRRRLHAAGLRYRVDHPPIRGVRRRADIVFTKKKVAVFVDGCFWHSCPIHATQPKANAEWWADKLARNKVRDEETDRILEAAGWKVIRVWEHDDPADAAAQIVRIVRGK is encoded by the coding sequence GTGTCTCGCCCGGCGCCCTCGACAGCCGACGTCAGTCGGCGTATGAGTCGTCAGGCTCAGAAGGACACCGGGCCTGAACTTGCGATCCGGCGCCGCCTACACGCAGCAGGCCTGCGCTACCGAGTCGACCATCCTCCGATCCGTGGCGTCCGGCGGCGAGCCGACATCGTCTTCACAAAGAAGAAGGTGGCGGTATTCGTGGACGGTTGTTTCTGGCACTCGTGCCCGATCCACGCTACGCAGCCGAAGGCGAACGCCGAGTGGTGGGCGGACAAGCTCGCACGCAACAAGGTGCGGGACGAGGAGACGGACCGCATCCTCGAGGCCGCAGGCTGGAAGGTCATTCGAGTCTGGGAGCACGACGACCCTGCAGACGCGGCAGCTCAGATCGTTCGGATTGTCCGGGGCAAGTAG
- the pglZ gene encoding BREX-1 system phosphatase PglZ type B, whose translation MSTVRDRLLDALDHAAGHDGNALDAPIALLWTDEARQWAGAVGQLRRDRLILTLGAYDPAIWQGPAYWLRTVISGELVVDGSPGGLPIVYLPGASRGDLRAIADIDSALAPIAGLQHRCELFGHPNGKDWTVTSLLSNPDSGLGLSVAGDQETAKGLAAGMARLLDMPVAQLAHRHIDADFVHGLLNPDPVRALLNYIGDPARARSTMDNAAWTAFLQQAEHDYRFSPERDGEVEAARLLGLAKGAWGAVWQRYREHPSDYPNIPDRLRAARPDELLPEPMSAWPQENEAKEDQLRAALLDLPNLHAAPARSTLLQLEAEHRERRNWVWSQLGEAPLANALEHIARVAELTTPAVQQATVDAIASGYASDGWRVDQAAIDAIADAPTGPARDAVAAVLDAIYRPWLHDLATALQTAIGPEANADTYAAGAAPVVADGDAVVFVDGLRLDVAHRLRGRLESVGLDTELTSSLAALPTITETAKPVLVPVDQGQLAAGDVLDARRAPDGPSAGMAVLEGLMEKARIQVLRGAETGDPSGVAWTETGEIDSRGHKLGVDLVDELDNQVDRIADRVRQLIAAGWRRITVVTDHGWLLLPNGLPKNESLPVAVTVKKKGRCARVKPGAHIDTPTVPWHWDRDVRIAVAVGITCFEKNKPYEHGGVSPQECVVPRLVVTAGAAPTSDVTLGQLLWRGLRLRALLSGLPDGATVQLRATAGDPTSVIADHVDVTQEAGQYTWFVPDDHEDEVVHVVVVDAAGAILLQRATTVGRNT comes from the coding sequence GTGAGCACCGTTCGAGACCGGTTGCTCGACGCGCTGGACCACGCCGCCGGTCACGACGGGAACGCGCTCGACGCGCCGATCGCGCTGCTGTGGACCGACGAAGCCCGCCAGTGGGCCGGCGCCGTCGGGCAACTGCGACGCGACCGGCTGATCCTCACGCTCGGAGCGTACGACCCTGCAATCTGGCAGGGCCCCGCCTACTGGCTCCGGACGGTGATCTCCGGCGAACTCGTCGTCGACGGCTCACCGGGCGGGCTGCCGATCGTGTACCTGCCCGGCGCCTCCCGTGGCGACCTGCGCGCCATCGCCGACATCGACTCCGCGCTCGCGCCGATCGCCGGACTGCAACACCGCTGTGAGTTGTTCGGCCACCCCAACGGCAAGGACTGGACCGTCACATCGCTGCTCTCCAACCCCGACAGCGGGCTCGGGCTGTCGGTCGCCGGCGACCAGGAGACCGCCAAGGGTCTCGCCGCAGGAATGGCCCGCCTGCTCGACATGCCGGTTGCCCAACTCGCACACCGGCACATCGACGCCGATTTTGTCCACGGGCTGCTCAACCCCGACCCGGTTCGCGCCCTGTTGAACTACATCGGCGACCCCGCGCGCGCACGGTCGACGATGGACAACGCGGCGTGGACGGCGTTCCTGCAACAGGCCGAGCACGACTACCGCTTCTCACCCGAGCGCGACGGCGAGGTCGAAGCCGCCCGCCTCCTCGGACTGGCCAAGGGTGCATGGGGCGCTGTGTGGCAGCGGTATCGGGAACACCCGAGCGACTACCCGAACATCCCCGACCGGCTCCGCGCCGCACGCCCCGACGAACTCCTGCCCGAGCCGATGAGCGCATGGCCCCAGGAGAACGAGGCGAAGGAAGACCAACTCCGTGCCGCATTGCTCGACCTCCCCAACCTGCACGCGGCCCCGGCTCGCTCGACGCTCCTGCAGCTCGAAGCCGAGCATCGTGAGCGACGCAACTGGGTGTGGAGCCAACTCGGTGAGGCACCACTCGCCAACGCCCTCGAGCACATCGCCCGGGTCGCCGAGCTCACCACCCCTGCCGTACAACAGGCGACCGTCGATGCAATCGCCAGCGGCTACGCCAGCGACGGTTGGCGGGTGGACCAGGCGGCGATCGATGCGATCGCAGATGCACCCACGGGCCCCGCCCGAGACGCTGTAGCCGCCGTACTGGACGCGATCTACCGCCCGTGGCTCCACGATCTCGCCACCGCACTCCAGACGGCCATCGGGCCCGAAGCCAACGCGGACACGTATGCCGCAGGCGCGGCTCCCGTCGTCGCCGACGGTGATGCCGTGGTGTTCGTCGACGGGCTGCGACTCGACGTCGCCCACCGGCTGCGGGGTCGCCTCGAGAGCGTCGGGCTCGACACTGAACTCACGTCGAGCCTTGCCGCACTCCCCACCATCACCGAGACCGCGAAACCCGTCCTCGTCCCCGTCGACCAAGGCCAGCTCGCCGCCGGCGACGTGCTCGATGCACGACGAGCTCCCGACGGCCCGTCCGCCGGTATGGCAGTGCTGGAAGGTCTCATGGAGAAGGCCAGGATCCAGGTGCTGCGAGGCGCCGAGACCGGGGACCCCAGCGGTGTCGCTTGGACCGAGACCGGAGAGATCGACAGTCGCGGACACAAGCTCGGCGTCGACCTCGTCGACGAACTCGACAATCAGGTCGACCGCATCGCCGACCGCGTCCGTCAACTCATAGCCGCCGGCTGGCGCCGAATTACCGTTGTCACCGACCACGGCTGGCTCCTCCTGCCGAACGGGCTCCCCAAGAACGAGAGCCTCCCCGTCGCCGTCACCGTCAAGAAGAAGGGCCGCTGCGCCCGCGTGAAGCCGGGCGCCCACATCGACACCCCGACCGTCCCGTGGCACTGGGACCGCGACGTGCGCATCGCCGTCGCCGTCGGCATCACCTGCTTCGAGAAGAACAAGCCGTACGAGCACGGCGGCGTCAGCCCGCAGGAGTGCGTCGTGCCCCGGCTGGTCGTCACCGCCGGTGCGGCACCGACATCCGACGTGACCCTCGGCCAACTCCTGTGGCGAGGCCTCCGGCTCCGTGCCCTGCTGTCCGGTCTACCCGACGGCGCGACCGTCCAGTTGCGGGCGACCGCCGGGGACCCGACGAGCGTCATCGCCGACCACGTCGACGTCACACAGGAGGCCGGGCAGTACACATGGTTCGTCCCCGACGATCACGAAGACGAGGTCGTCCACGTCGTGGTCGTTGACGCCGCCGGAGCAATCCTGCTGCAACGCGCAACTACCGTGGGGCGCAACACATGA
- the brxL gene encoding BREX system Lon protease-like protein BrxL yields MTTLDDLDQLAAGAFDGFLVKKDLAQQFRGQYPVPTYVGEFMLGRYCATTDENEIAAGLEMVKQSMADRTVRAGEEELFKHRAREKGRIKIIDLLRARLDAKSDGYKAELPSLQVNDIAIGPDLVEQHQRMLTGGFYAEVTLEYIAALAQEKGGSPFRVAAIRPIQMSTRDALQTFVAGRASFTLEQWRHLLLRSVGFEPSRLDERQQDILIARMVPFVVRNYNAVELGPRGTGKSHLFQQISPYAHLVSGGKATIANMFVNMANGRRGLVAQYDVICFDEVSGVSFDQKEGVNILKGYMESGEFSRGRESIRAEGGIVMVGNFDVDVQTQLRTGHLLGPLPKEMRDDTAFMDRIHAYIPGWDVPKLDPSYFTDHFGFVSDYLAEVWSQLRSTSRLEVLQGRVEWGSALSGRDRKAVNNTVDGLLRLLYPDPSMDVPDEFLSWAATLAVEMRRRVKEAQSFIGAKEFGQVDLSFRIGDGPEVVVQCDESVQHRLSGGADAGVDIDDAAPDREVLPAPDQREVSSKVPARDYSVGDQIGGRFEVEELLGSGGFSKVYRVRDVVEGEVRALKLFDNAAGYDAVRREIGALRKVQHPNVVQVIWADRTDNGEWYLIMEYIDGEMLAEYASGKRQMRDPDAVDVALKLLGALTAIHPDSERLDALEAKKRDGEISEDEYGELMSMSENALVHRDIKPQNIMLTRTGVKLLDFNIASRVGDPVHTVSGTPPYQPPDADLTRWDVSTDLFAVGVTLYELLCDGQHPYPQARPMLDVEPRDPRQFRKDLDGALAEFLLRACANDRSERFQTAAEMKSALEEVRSSL; encoded by the coding sequence ATGACGACGCTCGACGACCTCGACCAACTCGCTGCCGGCGCCTTCGACGGCTTCCTCGTCAAGAAGGACCTCGCCCAACAGTTCAGGGGCCAGTACCCCGTGCCGACCTACGTCGGCGAGTTCATGCTGGGTCGCTACTGCGCCACCACCGACGAGAACGAGATCGCCGCCGGCCTCGAGATGGTCAAGCAGTCGATGGCCGACCGCACGGTCCGTGCCGGCGAAGAGGAGCTCTTCAAACACCGCGCCCGCGAGAAGGGCCGCATCAAGATCATCGACCTGTTGCGTGCCCGCCTCGACGCCAAGTCCGACGGCTACAAGGCCGAACTTCCCAGCCTCCAGGTCAACGACATCGCCATCGGCCCCGACCTGGTCGAACAGCACCAGCGGATGCTCACCGGCGGCTTCTACGCCGAGGTCACGCTCGAGTACATCGCCGCCCTCGCACAGGAGAAGGGCGGGTCACCGTTCCGAGTCGCTGCGATCCGGCCGATCCAGATGTCGACCCGCGACGCGTTGCAGACGTTCGTTGCAGGGCGCGCCTCGTTCACGTTGGAGCAGTGGCGCCACCTCCTGCTGCGCAGTGTCGGTTTCGAGCCGTCGCGACTCGATGAGCGGCAACAGGACATCCTGATCGCACGCATGGTTCCGTTCGTCGTGCGCAACTACAACGCCGTCGAACTCGGCCCACGCGGCACCGGCAAGTCGCACCTGTTCCAGCAGATCTCGCCGTACGCACACCTCGTGTCGGGCGGCAAGGCGACGATCGCCAACATGTTCGTGAACATGGCCAACGGTCGCCGAGGGCTCGTGGCCCAGTACGACGTGATCTGCTTCGACGAGGTGTCCGGCGTGTCCTTCGACCAGAAGGAAGGCGTCAACATCCTCAAGGGGTACATGGAGTCCGGCGAGTTCAGCCGCGGGCGCGAGTCGATCCGCGCCGAGGGCGGCATCGTCATGGTCGGCAACTTCGACGTCGACGTGCAGACCCAGCTGCGCACCGGTCATCTTCTCGGGCCGCTCCCCAAAGAAATGCGCGACGACACGGCGTTCATGGACCGCATCCACGCGTACATCCCGGGATGGGACGTACCGAAACTCGACCCGTCGTACTTCACCGATCACTTCGGGTTTGTGAGCGACTACCTCGCCGAGGTGTGGAGTCAACTCCGGTCGACCTCGCGGCTCGAAGTGCTGCAGGGGCGCGTCGAGTGGGGCAGCGCGCTCAGTGGACGAGACCGCAAGGCAGTGAACAACACCGTGGACGGCCTGTTGCGGTTGCTGTACCCGGACCCGTCGATGGACGTACCCGACGAGTTCCTGTCGTGGGCGGCGACGCTGGCGGTCGAGATGCGTCGCCGGGTCAAGGAGGCCCAGTCGTTCATCGGCGCCAAGGAGTTCGGCCAGGTCGATCTCTCCTTCCGGATCGGTGACGGCCCCGAGGTCGTCGTGCAGTGCGACGAATCGGTGCAGCATCGCCTGAGTGGCGGTGCCGACGCTGGAGTCGACATCGACGATGCAGCCCCCGACAGAGAGGTACTGCCAGCGCCCGACCAGCGAGAGGTCTCGTCGAAGGTGCCTGCACGCGACTATTCGGTGGGGGACCAGATCGGCGGCCGCTTCGAGGTCGAGGAACTCCTGGGCAGCGGCGGCTTCTCGAAGGTCTACCGGGTGCGCGACGTCGTCGAGGGTGAGGTGCGTGCTCTCAAGCTGTTCGACAACGCCGCCGGCTACGACGCGGTCAGGCGTGAGATCGGTGCACTGCGCAAGGTGCAACACCCGAACGTCGTCCAGGTCATCTGGGCGGACCGGACGGACAACGGCGAGTGGTACCTCATCATGGAGTACATCGACGGCGAGATGCTCGCCGAATACGCCAGTGGCAAGCGACAGATGCGTGACCCCGACGCCGTCGACGTCGCCCTCAAGCTGCTCGGCGCGCTGACGGCAATCCACCCGGACAGCGAACGCCTCGACGCGCTCGAAGCCAAGAAGCGGGATGGTGAGATCTCCGAGGACGAGTACGGCGAGCTGATGTCGATGAGCGAGAACGCACTCGTGCACCGTGACATCAAGCCGCAGAACATCATGCTCACTCGCACGGGCGTCAAGCTGCTCGACTTCAACATCGCCTCGCGGGTCGGCGACCCGGTCCACACCGTTTCGGGCACCCCGCCGTATCAGCCTCCCGATGCCGACCTCACCCGCTGGGACGTCTCGACCGACCTGTTCGCCGTCGGCGTGACGCTGTACGAGTTGCTCTGCGACGGGCAACACCCGTACCCGCAAGCGCGACCGATGCTCGATGTCGAGCCGCGAGACCCCCGTCAGTTCCGCAAGGATCTCGACGGAGCGCTCGCCGAGTTCCTGCTGCGCGCCTGCGCCAACGACCGCAGCGAGCGTTTCCAGACAGCAGCCGAGATGAAGTCCGCGCTCGAAGAAGTTCGGTCGTCGCTGTGA
- a CDS encoding DUF262 domain-containing protein, whose product MQTDREREAQAYTHPDSAVKRTMRSSEKGDAMQASDSKLGTELSRSHVYVVPHFQRPYVWSDDHWQLLWDDLAGAAESVEAEWADDNSDEAPDYFLGAIVTQVRKPKPRRLTASSVIDGQQRLTTLQILLAATREVASQLGLDSVAGKFDDLVTNSDRAVDIEFPEDRPKLVPLPIDKLAFEWAIRTGRSSLDRPVEGLHVSDQLCEAREWFESAVREWLSELEDPALRLEALHFAVDKRIQIVHIMLDSSEDPMVIFEVLNGRGEPLSAADLIKNLLFERAEAGGAHLDDLLTTWLPFDTSPWRDEMTTGRIRRVFIDVFIGYWLAAATGREIRVDDLFEEFKSWLSDSGLSAVDVVNRLRTDGDRYLELRSMNPTSPLGELVDAMEATRTSTPWPLVLGLATRDGVSDVELDEVAEAISSFTMRRAICRMTTKDYNNLFLSVLGGAQKVPPSRVGDAVRELLANQSADSRRWPSDSEFRSGLLDRNLFNNVYRARLRTLLVGIENHLHDARSEHDRARSASERLQIEHLLPQSWRDYWPVPVHDSHAAAVRQDAVHRLGNLTLLTQKLNGTIQHKAWSVKAPEVRRFTLLRLAHSSIFAKPSAAGQRWTDELWSRDWDEERIRIRSQWLAERAVEAWPRPAGGPDIDWEPQLRPPAAST is encoded by the coding sequence TTGCAGACAGATCGCGAGCGGGAAGCGCAGGCGTACACGCATCCCGATTCCGCAGTCAAGCGGACAATGCGATCATCGGAGAAGGGCGATGCAATGCAGGCGAGCGACTCCAAGCTCGGAACCGAGCTCTCTCGGTCGCATGTCTACGTAGTCCCCCATTTTCAGCGACCGTATGTCTGGAGTGACGACCACTGGCAGTTGTTGTGGGATGACCTCGCTGGTGCCGCCGAGTCGGTCGAGGCCGAGTGGGCGGACGACAACTCGGACGAAGCACCCGACTACTTCCTCGGAGCGATCGTCACGCAGGTGCGGAAGCCGAAGCCGCGCCGACTCACTGCTTCGAGTGTGATCGATGGTCAACAGAGGTTGACCACCCTGCAGATTCTTCTGGCCGCCACGCGCGAAGTCGCTTCGCAACTCGGGCTGGATTCGGTCGCGGGGAAGTTCGACGACCTCGTGACCAACAGTGACCGCGCGGTCGACATCGAGTTCCCGGAGGATCGGCCCAAGCTGGTGCCGCTCCCGATCGACAAGCTCGCTTTCGAGTGGGCGATTCGCACGGGGCGATCGTCACTGGATCGCCCGGTCGAAGGGCTGCATGTCAGCGACCAGCTCTGCGAGGCACGAGAATGGTTCGAGTCGGCGGTCCGAGAATGGCTCAGCGAGCTCGAGGACCCGGCACTACGGCTCGAGGCGCTCCACTTCGCGGTCGACAAACGAATTCAGATTGTGCACATCATGCTCGACAGCTCAGAAGATCCAATGGTGATCTTCGAGGTCCTGAACGGGCGAGGCGAACCACTCTCGGCGGCTGATCTGATCAAGAACCTGCTGTTTGAACGCGCCGAGGCCGGCGGCGCTCACCTCGATGACCTGTTGACCACCTGGCTCCCGTTCGACACGAGCCCATGGCGAGACGAGATGACAACGGGTCGGATCCGGCGCGTGTTCATCGACGTGTTCATTGGCTACTGGCTTGCAGCTGCCACGGGCCGAGAAATCCGCGTCGACGATCTCTTCGAAGAGTTCAAGAGCTGGCTCAGCGACTCAGGGCTCTCGGCGGTGGATGTCGTCAATCGGCTACGAACAGACGGGGATCGTTACCTAGAGCTTCGATCGATGAATCCGACCTCGCCACTCGGTGAGTTGGTGGATGCCATGGAGGCAACGCGAACCTCGACGCCGTGGCCCCTCGTGTTGGGGCTGGCGACGAGGGACGGCGTCTCAGATGTGGAGCTCGACGAGGTTGCGGAAGCGATCTCTTCGTTCACCATGCGTCGTGCCATCTGCCGAATGACGACGAAGGACTACAACAATCTCTTCTTGTCGGTGCTCGGTGGTGCACAGAAGGTGCCGCCCTCACGCGTCGGCGATGCTGTCCGCGAACTCCTCGCCAACCAGAGTGCGGACTCCCGGCGCTGGCCGAGCGACAGTGAGTTTCGATCGGGTCTGCTCGACCGCAATCTCTTCAACAACGTCTACCGAGCTCGCCTGCGAACGTTGCTCGTCGGTATCGAGAATCACCTGCACGATGCCCGAAGCGAGCACGATCGAGCGCGGAGTGCAAGCGAGCGCTTGCAGATTGAGCACCTCCTACCTCAATCCTGGCGTGACTACTGGCCGGTCCCAGTCCACGACTCCCACGCCGCTGCCGTGCGGCAGGACGCTGTGCACCGCCTCGGAAACCTGACGCTGCTCACCCAGAAGCTCAACGGCACGATCCAGCACAAGGCTTGGAGCGTGAAGGCACCCGAAGTCCGTCGCTTCACGCTGTTGCGTCTGGCCCATTCGTCGATCTTTGCCAAGCCGTCCGCCGCCGGCCAGCGCTGGACGGACGAGTTGTGGAGCCGGGACTGGGACGAGGAACGAATCCGCATCCGCAGTCAATGGCTTGCCGAACGAGCTGTCGAGGCATGGCCTCGGCCCGCCGGCGGACCCGACATTGATTGGGAACCTCAGCTCCGGCCACCGGCTGCGTCGACCTGA